In the Flagellimonas sp. HMM57 genome, one interval contains:
- the cmk gene encoding (d)CMP kinase yields MRKITIAIDGYSSTGKSTLAKRLATALDYVYVDTGAMYRAVTLFALDSKYLGDGEEDIPGLIQELPKIDLKFVPNKTLGKSEMFMNGKNVEQETRTMHVSKYVSRVAAIEEVRHMLVKLQQEMGNKEKGIVMDGRDIGTVVFPNAELKFFMTASPNTRATRRYKELLDKGEEVSFEEVLENVQKRDFIDSTRAISPLRKADDAIEFDNSDMGLDEQFERVHNYTLRVLAEKE; encoded by the coding sequence ATGCGAAAAATCACCATTGCCATAGACGGATATTCTTCCACAGGAAAAAGTACTTTGGCCAAGCGTTTGGCTACAGCACTTGATTATGTGTATGTGGATACAGGAGCCATGTACCGTGCCGTTACCCTTTTTGCCTTAGATTCAAAATACCTTGGGGATGGAGAAGAGGATATACCGGGTTTGATACAAGAATTGCCTAAAATAGATTTAAAGTTTGTCCCTAATAAAACACTTGGGAAATCTGAAATGTTCATGAATGGCAAAAATGTGGAGCAGGAAACACGAACAATGCACGTTTCCAAATATGTCAGCAGGGTTGCTGCGATTGAAGAGGTAAGGCATATGTTGGTGAAATTGCAACAGGAAATGGGTAACAAGGAAAAAGGCATCGTAATGGATGGTAGGGATATCGGTACCGTCGTTTTTCCTAATGCAGAACTCAAGTTTTTTATGACCGCCTCCCCAAATACCAGAGCGACCAGACGCTATAAGGAACTGTTGGACAAGGGAGAGGAAGTAAGCTTTGAGGAAGTATTGGAGAACGTTCAAAAACGGGATTTTATCGATTCTACCCGTGCTATATCACCTTTACGAAAAGCCGATGATGCCATTGAATTCGATAACAGTGATATGGGCTTGGATGAGCAATTTGAACGTGTTCACAATTATACGCTTCGGGTGTTGGCGGAGAAGGAATAG
- the lon gene encoding endopeptidase La, protein MGEIKISTFDNISLQGLDEDAELIPLLTPEDEEEMNKEDLPETLPVLPLRNTVLFPGVVIPITAGRDKSINLIKDANNGSKTIGVVSQKDEETENPGVKDINTLGTVARILRVLQMPDGNTTVIIQGKKRFEIAEVVSEKPYLTATVKEAAEERPDEKSEEFKAIIDSIKELAFKIIKDNPNIPSEATFAIKNIQSNSFLINFVSSNLNLSVAEKQNLLEIPNLQERALTTLKYMNTELQKLELKNDIQSKVRSDMDQQQKEYFLHQQMKTIQEELGGISYEEEVDEMRAKAKKKKWNKKVKEHFERELAKMQRMNPQVAEYSIQRNYLDLILDLPWNEFSKDKFDLKRAQRILDRDHYGLEDVKRRIIEYLAVLKLRNDMKSPILCLYGPPGVGKTSLGKSVAEALGREYVRMSLGGLRDEAEIRGHRKTYIGAMPGRIVQSLKKAGTSNPVFILDEIDKLSNSHQGDPSSAMLEVLDPEQNSEFHDNFLEMGYDLSKVMFIATANNLGSIQPALRDRMEIINVTGYTIEEKVEIAKKHLLPKQLKEHGLSNKDLKIGKPQLEKIVEGYTRESGVRSLEKQLAKMVRYAAKSIAIEEEYNIKVNNTDVEKILGPARLERDKYENNDVAGVVTGLAWTSVGGDILFIESILSKGKGALNITGNLGKVMKESATIAMEYIKSNADIFDINPEVFDNYNVHIHVPEGATPKDGPSAGITMLTSLVSLFTQKKVKKSLAMTGEITLRGKVLPVGGIKEKILAAKRARIKEIILCEDNRKDIQEIKEDYLKGLTFHYVSDMSEVIAIAVTKTKVKNAKKL, encoded by the coding sequence ATGGGAGAAATAAAAATTTCAACTTTTGACAATATTTCACTGCAAGGTCTAGATGAAGATGCAGAATTAATACCATTATTGACACCAGAGGACGAGGAGGAAATGAACAAGGAAGACCTTCCGGAGACATTGCCTGTTCTGCCTTTACGCAATACCGTACTCTTTCCGGGAGTGGTGATTCCAATTACTGCTGGAAGGGATAAGTCCATAAACCTAATAAAAGATGCCAATAATGGTTCTAAAACCATTGGTGTGGTCTCACAGAAAGACGAAGAAACGGAAAACCCTGGAGTGAAGGACATCAATACTTTGGGAACCGTTGCACGAATTTTAAGGGTCTTGCAAATGCCCGATGGAAATACAACGGTCATTATTCAGGGAAAAAAACGGTTTGAAATTGCCGAAGTGGTTTCTGAAAAGCCTTATCTGACCGCTACTGTAAAAGAAGCTGCAGAAGAGCGACCCGATGAAAAAAGCGAAGAATTCAAAGCGATCATTGATTCTATCAAAGAATTGGCTTTTAAGATTATAAAGGATAATCCAAATATTCCAAGTGAAGCGACATTTGCTATAAAAAATATACAGAGCAATTCATTTCTTATCAATTTTGTATCGTCCAATCTTAACCTTAGCGTTGCCGAAAAACAAAACCTTCTTGAGATTCCAAACCTGCAAGAGCGCGCATTGACGACCTTGAAGTACATGAACACGGAACTTCAGAAACTGGAATTGAAAAATGATATCCAGTCAAAGGTGCGCAGCGACATGGACCAACAGCAGAAAGAGTATTTCCTGCACCAACAGATGAAGACCATCCAAGAAGAACTTGGCGGAATTTCGTATGAGGAAGAAGTGGATGAAATGCGGGCCAAGGCCAAGAAAAAGAAATGGAACAAAAAAGTTAAGGAACATTTTGAGCGCGAACTAGCTAAAATGCAGCGTATGAATCCACAGGTTGCGGAATATTCCATTCAGCGTAACTATTTGGACTTGATCTTGGATTTACCGTGGAACGAATTTTCCAAGGACAAGTTCGATTTAAAAAGAGCCCAGCGAATATTGGATAGAGACCATTATGGTCTTGAAGATGTGAAGCGAAGAATTATCGAATATCTCGCCGTTTTAAAACTTCGAAACGATATGAAATCCCCCATCCTTTGTCTTTACGGACCTCCAGGGGTAGGTAAGACATCCTTGGGTAAATCAGTTGCCGAAGCTTTGGGGAGAGAATATGTGCGGATGTCTTTGGGAGGTTTGCGCGACGAAGCTGAGATTAGGGGACATCGTAAAACCTATATTGGCGCTATGCCCGGAAGAATCGTCCAGAGTCTTAAGAAAGCGGGCACTTCCAACCCGGTGTTTATCTTGGACGAAATCGATAAGCTTTCCAACAGCCATCAGGGTGACCCTTCTTCTGCCATGTTGGAAGTTCTTGACCCGGAGCAGAACAGTGAGTTCCATGATAATTTCTTGGAGATGGGCTATGACCTTTCCAAAGTAATGTTCATTGCCACTGCAAATAATTTGGGTAGCATTCAGCCAGCATTGCGCGATCGTATGGAAATCATCAATGTAACAGGTTATACCATTGAAGAAAAGGTAGAGATTGCCAAAAAACACCTATTGCCAAAGCAATTAAAGGAGCATGGGCTTTCGAACAAAGATTTAAAAATTGGAAAGCCGCAATTGGAGAAAATTGTCGAGGGGTATACCCGAGAATCCGGAGTGCGTAGTCTAGAAAAGCAATTGGCAAAAATGGTGCGCTATGCGGCCAAATCCATAGCTATTGAAGAGGAATATAACATCAAGGTCAACAATACCGATGTAGAAAAAATATTGGGACCTGCCCGTTTGGAGCGTGACAAGTACGAGAACAATGATGTTGCCGGCGTTGTAACAGGATTGGCGTGGACCAGTGTTGGAGGTGATATTCTATTTATCGAATCTATCTTATCCAAAGGAAAAGGTGCTCTTAATATTACTGGAAACTTGGGTAAGGTGATGAAGGAATCTGCCACAATTGCCATGGAGTATATCAAATCCAATGCAGATATTTTTGATATTAACCCAGAAGTGTTTGACAACTACAATGTTCATATTCATGTTCCCGAAGGAGCCACACCAAAAGATGGTCCCAGCGCAGGAATAACCATGCTTACTTCTTTGGTCTCGCTCTTTACGCAAAAAAAGGTAAAAAAGAGCTTGGCGATGACAGGGGAGATAACCCTTAGGGGAAAAGTGCTGCCCGTTGGTGGAATCAAGGAAAAGATTTTGGCGGCTAAAAGAGCTCGTATCAAGGAAATCATTCTTTGTGAGGATAATAGAAAGGATATTCAAGAAATCAAGGAAGATTACCTAAAAGGATTGACGTTCCATTATGTTTCTGATATGAGTGAGGTGATAGCCATTGCCGTCACCAAGACCAAGGTCAAAAACGCAAAGAAACTTTAG